One window from the genome of Anolis sagrei isolate rAnoSag1 chromosome 4, rAnoSag1.mat, whole genome shotgun sequence encodes:
- the MYLIP gene encoding E3 ubiquitin-protein ligase MYLIP encodes MLCYVTKPDAVVMEVEVEAKANGEDCLDQVCRRLGIIEVDYFGLQFTGSKGENLWLNLRNRISQQMDGLPPYRLKLRVKFFVEPHLILQEQTRHLFFLHIEEDLLSGNLQCSSEHAVELSALLAQLKFGDYNQNTAKYHYEEFCTKELTTAVLESIITKHKELEGLSQASGEYQVLQIVSTMENYGIEWHSVRDSEGQKLFIGVGPEGIAICKDDFIPINRIAYPVVQMATQSGKNVYLTVTKESGNSIVHLFKMISTRAASGLYRAITETHAFYRCDTVTSAVMMQYSRDLKGHLASLFLNENINLGKKYVFDIKRTSKEAYDHARRALYNAGIVDLVSRSDQSPPNSPLKSSESSMNCESCEGLNCQQTKALQEKLRKLKESLLCMLCCEEEINSTFCPCGHTVCCESCAAQLQSCPVCRSRVEHVQHVYLPTHTSLLNLTII; translated from the exons GTTTGCAGGCGATTGGGAATTATAGAGGTTGACTACTTCGGACTCCAGTTCACAGGGAGCAAAGGCGAGAATTTGTGGCTAAATCTACGAAACAGAATATCCCAGCAGATGGACGGTCTGCCTCCTTATAGATTGAAGCTGCGTGTCAAGTTTTTTGTGGAGCCACATCTCATCTTGCAAGAACAAACAAG GCATTTATTTTTCTTGCATATAGAGGAAGATCTTCTATCTGGTAACCTTCAGTGTTCATCTGAGCATGCAGTTGAACTCAGCGCACTTCTTGCCCAGTTGAAGTTTGGTGATTATAATCAAAATACTGCTAAATATCACTATGAAGAGTTCTGTACAAAGGAGCTTACCACGGCTGTTTTGGAGAG CATTATCACAAAACATAAGGAACTTGAAGGTCTCAGCCAAGCTTCAGGAGAGTATCAAGTTTTACAGATTGTGTCAACTATGGAGAACTATGGGATAGAGTGGCATTCTGTGAGAGACAGCGAAGGGCAAAAACTGTTTATTGGTGTTGGTCCTGAAGGCATTGCCATCTGTAAAGATGACTTCATTCCCATCAACAG gATTGCATATCCAGTTGTTCAGATGGCAACCCAGTCTGGGAAGAATGTGTACTTAACTGTGACCAAGGAATCTGGCAATAGTATAGTTCACCTTTTCAAGATGATCAGTACCAGAGCAGCTAGTGGATTGTATAGGGCAATAACAGAAACTCATGCATTTTACAG GTGTGACACAGTTACCAGTGCCGTCATGATGCAGTACAGTCGAGACTTGAAAGGCCACTTGGCGTCCTTGTTCTTGAATGAAAATATTAATCTTGGCAAAAAATATGTATTTGATATTAAGCGGACATCTAAAGAGGCATATGATCATGCAAGGCGGGCCCTTTACAATGCTGGCATTGTAGATCTAGTTTCCAGGAGTGACCAGAGCCCACCTAATTCCCCCCTCAAGTCTTCGGAAAGCAGTATGAACTGTGAAAGCTGTGAAGGCCTCAACTGCCAGCAAACAAAAGCTCTTCAAGAAAAACTGCGGAAACTCAAAGAATCTCTGCTGTGTATGCTTTGTTGTGAAGAAGAAATCAATTCAACGTTTTGTCCATGTGGTCATACTGTGTGCTGTGAGTCATGTGCTGCACAGTTACAG TCATGTCCAGTGTGCCGATCCCGCGTGGAGCACGTCCAGCATGTGTATTTGCCTACCCACACAAGTCTACTTAACCTGACCATAATATGA